The stretch of DNA TGCCAGATCGACTATCACTACCTGGACGCCCTGGGTATGCGCCTGCTGGCCGGGCGGAAGTTCTCTCCCGAATTCCCGGCAGATACCTTCAATACGGTCATTCTAAACGAAGCCGCCGTCAGAGAACTTCAACTGGATGACCCCATCGGAAAGCAATTGATCTGGGACGCCGCTGTTCTGGACACCGTCATTTATGCCGCTGTGGTCGGTGTGGTCAGTGATTTTCACTTCAGTTCTTTCCACGAGCCGATCAAACCATTTGCTTTTTTGATCCGCAATCACTTTTTTGTGCAGGATGATTTTACTTCCAAGCTCTTTGTCAAGGTCCGGGGAAATGATCTGACGGGCACGATTGCCGCTGTGGAAAAGCTTTGGCAGGAGTTCGTACCACAGCGCCCCTTTTCCTATCTGTATCTGGAGGAGACCTTTGCCCAACTGCACGCAGCCGAGCAGCGATTCGAGGTGTTGTTCTCCTGCCTGACCGGGCTGGCCATCTTTATCGCCTGTCTCGGGTTGTTTGCACTGATTGCTTTTGTGGTGCAGCAGCGGACAAAAGAGATCGGCATTCGCAAGGTATTGGGCGCTTCCGTTACCAGTATCGTGCTGTTGCTCAACAAGGACCTGTTGAAACTGATCGGGATCGCCATGCTGGTGGCCACCCCCGTGGCAGCGTATTTTCTGGAACAATGGCTGGACGGGTTTGCTTATCGCATCCGCCTGGAGTGGTGGATGATCGCGTTGGCCGGGTTGGCTGCGCTGGCTGTGGCCTTTCTATCGACTGGTTATCAGTCGGTAAAAGCGTCGCTGATGAATCCGGTGGAAAGCTTGAAGCATGAATGAAATACTTAAAGATACATCGATTTAGTGGGGCATCCCAAACCAATTTATGGAAAAAAAATGGTTTATTATTTGCCAATTTTGTAGCTTTGAAAAACTTTTCATCCTGGTATTTGCCATATTTTTTGTACCTGATCCGTCTAGTAGGCAAATTACCTGCATGCTTCAATAAAAAGACATTGCTATGATAACTCTTCGTATTGAACATAAAGTGTCGAGTTTTGATGGATGGAAAAATGCATTTGATAGTGATCCCATCAACCGCAAACAATCAGGTGTGAAGCGTTATCGCATATACCGTCCAGCAGATGATGAAAATTATGTAATCATTGAACTCGACTTTGAACATATAGAGCAAGCACATTCAACGCAGACTGCGCTTCATAAGATGTTTGGAATGGCTGAGGGTAAATTAATTTTTGGCGGACAAACCAAAATCCTGACCATGATGGAAGTAACTGAATTATAAAAGTGATGTTGAACATTAAATCTATCGTTCGCTTTATCAATATCATGCTTGCTCTTAATGCTGCAAAGTTATGGTCTTTATAGTCGGTCCATAATTCCTGACCTAATTGCAGGTCAGCATCACTTAAAAAAATTCTATTGCCAAAACAAAGCTGAAGCTGACTGGAATCCGCTCTGAAGCAATGAAAACAAAAGGGCTGGAACATCGGAATTTAAATTCCTCACAGAGGTGCTCCACACTTTTTCATGCTCTCCGATACTTACACGGCAAGGCAGCATGTAGATGCGGCCGGAAACATTATCATCGGGGATAACAATATCACCAGCTGAATACTTATGCTAAGTAGATGCAAGACTAAACCAGAAACTGTAGCCTGCCCTATTTTTAGGCTAAAAACAAATCATCTAATTGCAAGACCTGATCAATCAAGCCAATGCTGTGTTCATTAGGCTTAAGACCGAGTGTAGTAATTAGGCTGATAAATAATTGTTTATGGGTGCCAGTAGCTTCTTCAAAGATTTCTTTTTTTTCTCGAAGCTTCTCGGCAGTTGACTTACTTAGTGTAAATGTTTTGTTGTGGAATTTGATCTCAAAAAGATGTATGATTTGGTCATTGCGATCTAAGACTAAATCAATTTGAGTGCCAGGGTCATTTTTTGTTCCCTTTTTAAAAAAAGAAGCGGCTGTAGTATAAACTCCGGCAATACCAAGTGCTTTTTTGATCTGCGGAATATGTTTGAGGCAAATACTCTCAAAAGCATAGCCGCTCCAGGTTGTATATTCCTGTTTTTGACTTAATCGCAGCCAGGTGCCACTACCCTCATTTTTTTTATCTTCCATAAACTGAAGATAAAACAGGGAATATTCATCCGTCAAGCGGTACAACATTTCTTTCTTCTTTTTTCCAAAAGGATAATAAGCCCCAAGGAATCCAGATTGTACTAATTCCTCTAGTATGGTGGTCGTGGCTCCCCCCTGTGGCGTTTTAGCCTGTTGAATAATTTGTTGACGGGTTAAGCCCTGACGCTTTTTGGCTAAAGCACGAATGACAGCAATATGATAATCTGCATTTTCAAATAATGCTGGGTATAGCCGGGAAAATTCATTTTTCAGAAAACTGTTTTCAGCAAAGAGGATATGATCGATGTTTTGCACAGCACTTTGCCCCTTTTTGACCTCTTTCAAGTAATGAGGAACTCCGCCAAGCGCCATGTAGAGTTGCACAATTTGGTAACGATTAAATCTGATCCCTTTAGCCTTAAAGTAAGCCTCCGTTTCAGACAGCGTGAAAGGTTTCAAATGGATATACTTGGTGATTCGGTTATGTAATCCACCTTTATGATTCACCACTTTCTGGATCATCCAAGAAGCAGCAGAACCACAGATAACCACAACCATATTTTGGCGAGAAGCCCAACTATTCCAAAAGTAGCCCAAAGCTTTTAGAAAACCAGATCGTGGAGTCGCCAGCCACGGCAACTCATCAAAAAATATTACAATTTTCTTTTTGCCCAGGTGGGGTTCCAAGTAAGTACGCAAAGTAAAAAAGGCATCCAACCAATCTTTTGGTGGTGCAATTTCTGTTTTGGCTAGATATTGAAGTTGGTCAGCAAAAGTACGTAATTGCTGATTTCGGCTTGCATTTTGCACTCCAGTGATCTCAAAGGCAATCTGTTTTTCATAGGAACTGGTCACTAGAAAA from Saprospiraceae bacterium encodes:
- a CDS encoding ATP-binding protein, yielding MKQFIGRKEEQQILKEALQSAEAEMLAVIGRRRIGKTFLVTSSYEKQIAFEITGVQNASRNQQLRTFADQLQYLAKTEIAPPKDWLDAFFTLRTYLEPHLGKKKIVIFFDELPWLATPRSGFLKALGYFWNSWASRQNMVVVICGSAASWMIQKVVNHKGGLHNRITKYIHLKPFTLSETEAYFKAKGIRFNRYQIVQLYMALGGVPHYLKEVKKGQSAVQNIDHILFAENSFLKNEFSRLYPALFENADYHIAVIRALAKKRQGLTRQQIIQQAKTPQGGATTTILEELVQSGFLGAYYPFGKKKKEMLYRLTDEYSLFYLQFMEDKKNEGSGTWLRLSQKQEYTTWSGYAFESICLKHIPQIKKALGIAGVYTTAASFFKKGTKNDPGTQIDLVLDRNDQIIHLFEIKFHNKTFTLSKSTAEKLREKKEIFEEATGTHKQLFISLITTLGLKPNEHSIGLIDQVLQLDDLFLA